A section of the Humulus lupulus chromosome 2, drHumLupu1.1, whole genome shotgun sequence genome encodes:
- the LOC133817809 gene encoding protein NSP-INTERACTING KINASE 1-like isoform X1 — protein sequence MGMKGAEAALSLVSFLLFWTSVYGILSPKGVNFEVQALMGIKHSLEDPHGVLENWDSDSVDPCSWTMVTCSPESLVIGLGTPSQNLSGTLSPSIGNLTNLQIVLLQNNNIKGPVPSELGKLPNLHTLDLSNNMFTGTIPSSLGHLRNLQYLRLNNNSLTGIIPTSLVNMTQLAFLDLSFNNLSAPVPRFPAKTFNIVGNPLICPTGSEAGCYGTTLMPMSMNLNSSDTALPSAKPRNHKIALAFGLSLGCLCLIALGFGAVLWWRHRRNQQTFFDVKDRHHEEISLGNLKRFHFRELQIATNNFSSKNILGKGGFGHVYKGTLHDGTFVAVKRLKDGSALGGEIQFQTEVEMISLAVHRNLLRLYGFCITPTERLLIYPYMSNGSVASRLKGKPVLDWSTRKRISLGAARGLLYLHEQCDPKIIHRDVKAANILLDDDCEAVVGDFGLAKLLDHQDSHVTTAVRGTVGHIAPEYLSTGQSSEKTDVFGFGILLLELITGQRALEFGKAANQKGAILDWVRKIHQEKKLEMLVDKDLKTNYDRVELEEMVQVALLCTQYLPGRRPKMSEVVRMLEGDGLVEKWEASQRVEATKGKPHEFSSSDRYSDLTDDSSLLVQAMELSGPR from the exons ATGGGAATGAAAGGAGCAGAAGCTGCTCTTTCTCTTGTATCGTTTCTCTTGTTTTGGACTTCTGTATATGGAATTCTGTCTCCCAAAGGAGTAAACTTTGAAG ttcaAGCTTTAATGGGCATAAAGCATTCTCTGGAAGATCCTCATGGTGTGCTTGAGAATTGGGATTCAGACTCTGTTGACCCATGTAGCTGGACTATGGTTACTTGCTCACCTGAAAGCTTAGTCATTGGCCT AGGCACACCTAGCCAAAATCTATCTGGTACTCTTTCTCCAAGCATTGGCAACTTAACAAATCTCCAGATTGT ATTACTTCAGAACAATAACATTAAAGGACCAGTCCCTTCAGAGCTTGGGAAGCTCCCAAATCTTCATACACTTGATCTATCTAATAATATGTTCACCGGAACAATTCCTTCCTCTTTAGGCCACCTCAGAAATCTCCAGTACTT GAGGCTTAACAATAACAGTCTCACTGGAATAATTCCAACGTCATTGGTTAACATGACCCAGCTTGCCTTTCT GGACCTATCCTTCAATAACCTTAGCGCCCCTGTACCAAGATTTCCTGCTAAAACATTCAA CATTGTTGGGAATCCTCTGATCTGCCCAACTGGATCTGAAGCAGGCTGCTATGGGACAACATTAATGCCAATGTCCATGAACCTGAATAGTTCAGATA CAGCTCTTCCTTCTGCCAAGCCTAGAAATCACAAAATAGCCCTTGCTTTCGGTTTAAGCTTAGGATGTCTTTGTCTGATTGCACTTGGATTTGGAGCCGTGTTGTGGTGGAGGCACAGGCGGAATCAACAAACATTCTTTGACGTCAAAG ACCGGCATCACGAAGAAATTTCACTAGGGAACTTGAAGAGATTCCACTTTAGGGAACTTCAGATTGCAACAAACAACTTCAGTAGCAAGAACATACTAGGCAAAGGTGGTTTTGGACATGTGTACAAAGGAACTCTTCATGATGGTACTTTCGTAGCTGTTAAGAGGCTTAAAGATGGCAGTGCACTTGGAGGAGAGATTCAATTCCAGACTGAAGTTGAGATGATCAGTTTAGCAGTTCACAGGAACCTTCTCAGACTATACGGGTTTTGCATTACACCAACAGAAAGGCTTCTAATTTATCCATATATGTCAAATGGCAGTGTTGCTTCTCGTCTCAAAG GGAAACCAGTACTAGATTGGAGCACAAGGAAGAGAATTTCCTTAGGAGCAGCAAGAGGGCTATTATATCTTCATGAACAGTGTGATCCCAAGATAATACACAGGGATGTGAAGGCTGCAAACATACTACTTGATGATGATTGTGAGGCTGTAGTAGGAGATTTTGGATTGGCAAAGCTTTTGGATCATCAAGACTCACATGTCACCACCGCCGTGAGGGGTACTGTGGGACACATTGCGCCAGAGTATCTGTCCACTGGTCAATCCTCAGAGAAAACAGATGTTTTTGGATTTGGAATTCTTCTCCTTGAACTTATCACGGGTCAGAGAGCACTTGAATTTGGCAAGGCTGCTAATCAGAAAGGAGCAATTCTTGATTGG GTAAGGAAAATTCATCAAGAAAAGAAACTTGAAATGCTAGTAGACAAGGATCTTAAGACAAACTATGATAGGGTGGAGCTTGAGGAAATGGTTCAAGTGGCTCTGTTGTGCACCCAATACCTGCCTGGCCGCAGACCAAAAATGTCTGAAGTGGTTCGGATGCTTGAAGGTGATGGGCTCGTCGAAAAATGGGAAGCCTCTCAAAGAGTTGAGGCAACCAAGGGAAAACCTCATGAGTTTTCATCGTCAGATCGATATTCTGATCTCACAGATGATTCTTCATTACTAGTCCAAGCAATGGAGCTTTCTGGTCCCAGGTGA
- the LOC133817810 gene encoding F-box/FBD/LRR-repeat protein At1g13570-like: MERKMNVDRLSNLPWDVLDSILLRIPLKEAVRTSVLSTKWRLKWTSLSQYLIDDRIFSSGLGLDPIARWDQIAEILRQVEMNHNGPIEKFKLSAYCRLDHSVLLQWIIFLSGRGVNEFLLERFDSPMPFEFPFDQFSCPKLRHLDLFCCIVKLPLVHAFEGFSHLMSLQLTEVSINTETLECLIRKCPVLERLTLLEFGYPVYLKIQNTKLRYLKIVSAIGDIILHDNPFLVSVEIRLRIPPMPNMLEQDNNLVRIFGSLQGIRRLALSDFSILFMSNGIIPEKLPYPLDNLTVLELSEVTVDTLKHAMVCLCLLKSAPNLEELYISVARPFTSGKHVTDFLRDKCRFGMYFNRLKVVKIRGVWEMDHAWHFVKFILANSPVLEALTIVCLRNGRFTEEQLLQLERASERVKILSLTAVV, from the exons ATGGAAAGGAAAATGAATGTAGACAGGCTTAGCAATTTACCATGGGATGTATTAGACAGCATTCTTCTACGCATTCCCCTAAAAGAAGCTGTGAGGACTAGTGTTTTGTCTACAAAGTGGAGGCTCAAATGGACTAGCCTTTCCCAATATTTGATCGATGACAGAATCTTCTCTAGTGGTTTAGGGCTGGACCCGATAGCCAGATGGGATCAAATTGCGGAAATTTTGCGTCAAGTTGAAATGAACCACAATGGACCAATTGAGAAGTTTAAACTCTCTGCTTATTGTCGTCTGGACCATTCAGTTTTACTTCAGTGGATAATTTTCTTAAGTGGGAGAGGTGTAAATGAGTTTCTTTTGGAGAGGTTTGATTCTCCCATGCCTTTTGAGTTCCCTTTTGATCAGTTTTCTTGTCCAAAGCTGAGGCATTTGGACCTTTTTTGTTGCATAGTCAAGCTACCACTTGTTCATGCTTTTGAAGGGTTTAGCCACCTTATGAGCCTTCAGCTCACTGAAGTTAGCATCAACACTGAAACGCTAGAATGCTTGATTCGCAAGTGCCCTGTTCTTGAGAGGTTGACATTGTTGGAGTTTGGTTATCCAGTTTACTTGAAGATTCAAAACACAAAACTTAGATATCTGAAGATAGTTTCTGCAATAGGAGATATAATTCTCCATGATAATCCTTTCCTAGTTAGTGTTGAAATTCGCTTGAGGATCCCACCTATGCCAAATATGTTGGAACAGGATAACAATTTAGTCAGGATTTTTGGTTCTTTGCAGGGGATTAGAAGACTTGCTTTGTCAGATTTTTCTATTTTG TTTATGTCCAATGGAATTATCCCAGAAAAGCTTCCTTATCCGCTTGACAATCTGACAGTTCTTGAACTGAGTGAAGTAACAGTTGATACTTTGAAGCATGCCATGGTTTGTCTCTGCCTGCTCAAGAGTGCTCCAAACTTGGAGGAACTATATATTTCA GTTGCTCGACCATTCACTTCTGGAAAACATGTGACCGATTTTCTGAGGGACAAATGTCGGTTTGGCATGTATTTCAACCGGCTTAAAGTAGTGAAGATCAGAGGAGTGTGGGAAATGGATCATGCTTGGCACTTTGTCAAGTTTATTCTTGCTAATTCACCAGTGCTTGAGGCTTTGACTATAGTATGTTTAAGAAATGGAAGGTTTACAGAAGAACAATTACTGCAATTGGAACGTGCTTCAGAACGTGTGAAGATTTTAAGCTTAACCGCAGTAGTCTAA
- the LOC133817809 gene encoding protein NSP-INTERACTING KINASE 1-like isoform X2, which translates to MGMKGAEAALSLVSFLLFWTSVYGILSPKGVNFEVQALMGIKHSLEDPHGVLENWDSDSVDPCSWTMVTCSPESLVIGLGTPSQNLSGTLSPSIGNLTNLQIVLLQNNNIKGPVPSELGKLPNLHTLDLSNNMFTGTIPSSLGHLRNLQYLRLNNNSLTGIIPTSLVNMTQLAFLDLSFNNLSAPVPRFPAKTFNIVGNPLICPTGSEAGCYGTTLMPMSMNLNSSDTLPSAKPRNHKIALAFGLSLGCLCLIALGFGAVLWWRHRRNQQTFFDVKDRHHEEISLGNLKRFHFRELQIATNNFSSKNILGKGGFGHVYKGTLHDGTFVAVKRLKDGSALGGEIQFQTEVEMISLAVHRNLLRLYGFCITPTERLLIYPYMSNGSVASRLKGKPVLDWSTRKRISLGAARGLLYLHEQCDPKIIHRDVKAANILLDDDCEAVVGDFGLAKLLDHQDSHVTTAVRGTVGHIAPEYLSTGQSSEKTDVFGFGILLLELITGQRALEFGKAANQKGAILDWVRKIHQEKKLEMLVDKDLKTNYDRVELEEMVQVALLCTQYLPGRRPKMSEVVRMLEGDGLVEKWEASQRVEATKGKPHEFSSSDRYSDLTDDSSLLVQAMELSGPR; encoded by the exons ATGGGAATGAAAGGAGCAGAAGCTGCTCTTTCTCTTGTATCGTTTCTCTTGTTTTGGACTTCTGTATATGGAATTCTGTCTCCCAAAGGAGTAAACTTTGAAG ttcaAGCTTTAATGGGCATAAAGCATTCTCTGGAAGATCCTCATGGTGTGCTTGAGAATTGGGATTCAGACTCTGTTGACCCATGTAGCTGGACTATGGTTACTTGCTCACCTGAAAGCTTAGTCATTGGCCT AGGCACACCTAGCCAAAATCTATCTGGTACTCTTTCTCCAAGCATTGGCAACTTAACAAATCTCCAGATTGT ATTACTTCAGAACAATAACATTAAAGGACCAGTCCCTTCAGAGCTTGGGAAGCTCCCAAATCTTCATACACTTGATCTATCTAATAATATGTTCACCGGAACAATTCCTTCCTCTTTAGGCCACCTCAGAAATCTCCAGTACTT GAGGCTTAACAATAACAGTCTCACTGGAATAATTCCAACGTCATTGGTTAACATGACCCAGCTTGCCTTTCT GGACCTATCCTTCAATAACCTTAGCGCCCCTGTACCAAGATTTCCTGCTAAAACATTCAA CATTGTTGGGAATCCTCTGATCTGCCCAACTGGATCTGAAGCAGGCTGCTATGGGACAACATTAATGCCAATGTCCATGAACCTGAATAGTTCAGATA CTCTTCCTTCTGCCAAGCCTAGAAATCACAAAATAGCCCTTGCTTTCGGTTTAAGCTTAGGATGTCTTTGTCTGATTGCACTTGGATTTGGAGCCGTGTTGTGGTGGAGGCACAGGCGGAATCAACAAACATTCTTTGACGTCAAAG ACCGGCATCACGAAGAAATTTCACTAGGGAACTTGAAGAGATTCCACTTTAGGGAACTTCAGATTGCAACAAACAACTTCAGTAGCAAGAACATACTAGGCAAAGGTGGTTTTGGACATGTGTACAAAGGAACTCTTCATGATGGTACTTTCGTAGCTGTTAAGAGGCTTAAAGATGGCAGTGCACTTGGAGGAGAGATTCAATTCCAGACTGAAGTTGAGATGATCAGTTTAGCAGTTCACAGGAACCTTCTCAGACTATACGGGTTTTGCATTACACCAACAGAAAGGCTTCTAATTTATCCATATATGTCAAATGGCAGTGTTGCTTCTCGTCTCAAAG GGAAACCAGTACTAGATTGGAGCACAAGGAAGAGAATTTCCTTAGGAGCAGCAAGAGGGCTATTATATCTTCATGAACAGTGTGATCCCAAGATAATACACAGGGATGTGAAGGCTGCAAACATACTACTTGATGATGATTGTGAGGCTGTAGTAGGAGATTTTGGATTGGCAAAGCTTTTGGATCATCAAGACTCACATGTCACCACCGCCGTGAGGGGTACTGTGGGACACATTGCGCCAGAGTATCTGTCCACTGGTCAATCCTCAGAGAAAACAGATGTTTTTGGATTTGGAATTCTTCTCCTTGAACTTATCACGGGTCAGAGAGCACTTGAATTTGGCAAGGCTGCTAATCAGAAAGGAGCAATTCTTGATTGG GTAAGGAAAATTCATCAAGAAAAGAAACTTGAAATGCTAGTAGACAAGGATCTTAAGACAAACTATGATAGGGTGGAGCTTGAGGAAATGGTTCAAGTGGCTCTGTTGTGCACCCAATACCTGCCTGGCCGCAGACCAAAAATGTCTGAAGTGGTTCGGATGCTTGAAGGTGATGGGCTCGTCGAAAAATGGGAAGCCTCTCAAAGAGTTGAGGCAACCAAGGGAAAACCTCATGAGTTTTCATCGTCAGATCGATATTCTGATCTCACAGATGATTCTTCATTACTAGTCCAAGCAATGGAGCTTTCTGGTCCCAGGTGA